In the Gemmatimonadaceae bacterium genome, one interval contains:
- a CDS encoding helix-turn-helix domain-containing protein, with the protein MLLQHLSEQGLGKRAIAKQLGISPRTVHHWIATGQLTRVIEMPVPRTSAPRPQRLDPFKPPILERLETYPALTAERLFAECPRHAHAR; encoded by the coding sequence GTGTTGCTACAGCACCTATCGGAGCAGGGGCTCGGGAAGCGAGCCATCGCCAAGCAGTTAGGGATTAGCCCGCGGACGGTCCATCACTGGATCGCGACCGGGCAGTTGACGCGGGTGATTGAGATGCCGGTGCCCCGGACGTCGGCGCCGCGTCCGCAGCGACTCGACCCCTTCAAGCCGCCGATCCTCGAGCGACTCGAGACGTACCCAGCGCTGACCGCGGAGCGGCTGTTCGCGGAGTGTCCCCGGCACGCTCACGCCAGATGA